In a genomic window of Papilio machaon chromosome 4, ilPapMach1.1, whole genome shotgun sequence:
- the LOC123723603 gene encoding uncharacterized protein LOC123723603: MAEEKGDIPDLKAKVRTVSRRHFSKSANVLESLINACRMDVSKQEEMQACHRVVKDNYIQLTNYDTEIQHAIISSEPFDEVRLENEISDAGKYRARWSLLDTKYSNLLKTFTKSNHEANENRRFKLPTLDVKKFDGHIKNWLPFWGQFKKIDADDSIDECDKLQYLCQSMEPGTGVRKFVENFPIQQKSYISCLEELKSRYAREDLLIQLYVRELLTLVLKKENNLTYLYDNICSHLRSLEVLNVTSDKYSPFLLPIVESALPSDILRVWERQKPDKVGDELSSLLEFIKKEVETSQRITLANDFDVTSTKAEPTAACLTVNNQPMAKKQVESKCIFCDRGHPSTECFKVANMSVEERRELLRKKKACALCLKMGHHAKQCRSFVKCFICKQRHSALLCTGRQKPNEEKVPEPATTVQNYSANTTSVTTLLQTVAVNICQGEESVTVRALFDSGSQRSYIKEEVMKKLGVQPVGTEGLTHSLFGGNSMSFKNYNNYGITVQSIDKTFNVNLTALGQETICKNVPKVNMNNKTLCELLKRNQIILTDINESSDIGLLIGADYSGLLLTNNFIQLGSGLTAIKTNLGWTLQGKIQDAIINTNMVSSLLCLQSVPDFWNLEILGIQDPVHIQSKQKKEEEVLKSFEDSVRRNEENRYEVQLPWKDGHDSLLDNREIAFRRLESATNKLKTCGKFQDYNDILQEWERTAIIEPVPPTSNKKSNVHYLPHRAVSKESSLTTKLRPVYDASAKDKNGKSLNACLEKGMNFIDKIPDLLIGFRKGLIGVSADIAKAFLQISINPDDRDNLRFLWWKDFERREIIEYRHCRVVFGLTSSPFLLSATIQHHLEQIRGKYKETADILASSFYVDNLVISQDTEEATLNFINEAKEIMQEAKFDLRQWVTSPLKINETEKRVISVLGIMWDTVTDELLCNLQTLPHPSQIGKLTKRSILSLTQRIFDPIGILCPITLVPRLILQEIWNKKLAWDDELPSNIETQFHEWYDNMYLLENCRIPRSLSTEPLQECSDVSLHLFVDASKDGYAACVFLRTVDSKGQANWADLPSRGCNSRQLLESRWWEGPPWLRQQAELWPHSALVVDEKEACKELRKTVHVNTCCNEGMTQDLSYFSKYSKIVRVTAWMLRFIYNTHNKKDKKKGELTFDEYEAAEKKLLQIIQAESKDDIQKHIKKLTTFNDNDNILRIKTKLILTDFPEEVKTPAVLPAENVITRRLVEQRHLQLLHAGTNIMITDLRKRFWIVGIRRLVKSVIDKCVICRRHRAKATQVSTAPLPIERIQPLAPFEVTGVDLAGPIYLRGDLKSWIVIYTCAVYRAIHLELTLSLSTDAFIRTFRRFIARRGRPNLMISDNGTNFTGTKNLLTNLDWDEVQRVSSIMRIKWKLNSPTAAWWGGFFERMIKIVKNILRRVLGMSTVSYDEMETLLCDCESVVNDRPLTYVEADDADALEPLRPSCFIQPLPQSQVTDFDILDAKSMNHRLRYLHKIRGELRTRFNNEYLTELVQRGREKCGGIKVGDVVLVESEERRVKWPLGLVVQVYTGKDGVDRTAKVKTMAGFKVRPFQRLYQLELSSSEVEERQEVADGHNSLGKQYYIVLNPSSTVSNKRAAVAELDDGPTIRQKAVTATRLGRIIKLPSKYSI; the protein is encoded by the exons ATGGCGGAGGAAAAAGGAGATATCCCAGATCTAAAAGCCAAGGTGAGGACAGTCTCGAGACGCCATTTTTCTAAATCTGCAAATGTGTTAGAGTCTTTAATAAATGCTTGTCGCATGGACGTCAGCAAACAAGAAGAGATGCAAGCATGTCATAGAGTTGTGAAAGATAACTACATTCAACTCACGAATTACGACACCGAAATTCAGCATGCAATCATTTCATCGGAGCCTTTCGATGAGGTTCGGttagaaaatgaaatatctGACGCTGGAAAATACCGTGCAAGGTGGAGCTTACTTGACACCAAGTAcagcaatttattaaaaacattcacGAAATCGAACCACGAGGCAAATGAAAATAGACGCTTCAAACTACCAACGTTAGATGTCAAAAAATTCGACGGCCACATAAAGAATTGGTTACCATTCTGGGGTCAATTTAAGAAAATCGATGCTGATGATTCCATTGACGAATGTGACAAACTGCAATATCTGTGCCAGAGCATGGAACCCGGCACAGGTGTAAGGAAGTTTGTCGAAAATTTTCCCATTCAACAAAAAAGCTACATAAGTTGCTTGGAGGAACTAAAATCGAGGTATGCCAGAGAGGACTTACTTATACAGCTGTATGTTAGAGAGTTGTTAACACTGGTTTTGAAGAAGGAGAACAATTTAACCTATTTGTATGACAACATCTGCAGCCATCTTAGGTCCCTTGAAGTTCTAAATGTTACCAGCGACAAATATTCACCTTTCCTGCTGCCAATTGTGGAGTCAGCTCTACCCTCTGATATTTTAAGAGTTTGGGAGAGACAGAAGCCTGACAAGGTAGGTGATGAACTCAGCAGTCTGttggaatttattaaaaaggaaGTAGAGACCAGCCAACGCATTACACTGGCTAATGATTTTGATGTAACTTCCACTAAAGCTGAACCAACAGCAGCATGCTTGACAGTTAATAATCAACCTATGGCCAAGAAGCAGGTTgaatcaaaatgtattttctgtGATCGAGGACATCCAAGCACTGAATGTTTTAAAGTAGCAAATATGTCTGTGGAAGAACGGAGAGaattattaagaaagaaaaaagcaTGTGCATTGTGTTTAAAAATGGGACACCATGCGAAACAGTGCAGAAGCTTTGTAAAATGCTTCATTTGCAAGCAAAGACATTCAGCTTTACTGTGTACCGGCAGACAGAAACCTAATGAAGAGAAAGTTCCAGAGCCTGCAACTACAGTTCAGAATTACTCAGCTAACACTACTTCAGTGACTACACTTCTTCAGACAGTTGCTGTGAATATCTGCCAAGGAGAAGAGTCAGTGACTGTCAGAGCATTATTCGACAGCGGTTCACAACGGTCATACATCAAGGAGGAAGTGATGAAGAAGCTTGGAGTGCAACCAGTGGGAACTGAAGGACTGACACACTCTTTGTTTGGTGGTAATAGTATGTCatttaagaattataataattatggtATAACAGTACAAAGCAttgataaaacttttaatgtaaatttaacgGCCTTAGGCCAAgaaacaatttgtaaaaatgtaccTAAAGtcaatatgaataataaaacgttATGTGAATTGTTGAAAAGAAACCAAATCATATTGACAGACATAAATGAGAGTTCAGACATAGGTCTTCTGATAGGTGCTGATTATTCAGGCTTGTTACTCactaacaattttatacagCTGGGGTCTGGTCTGACtgcaattaaaacaaaccttGGATGGACATTACAGGGTAAGATTCAGGATGCAATAATAAACACGAATATGGTTTCTTCTTTATTATGTTTGCAGAGTGTACCAGATTTTTGGAATCTTGAGATTTTAGGCATTCAAGACCCGGTACACATACAATCCAAGCAGAAAAAGGAAGAAGAGGTCCTGAAGAGTTTCGAAGACAGTGTCCGAAGAAATGAGGAGAACAGGTATGAGGTGCAGCTTCCATGGAAAGATGGACATGATTCTCTACTGGACAATCGTGAGATAGCCTTTCGACGTTTGGAATCtgcaacaaataaattaaaaacatgtggTAAGTTCCAAGATTATAACGATATTTTACAGGAATGGGAACGTACTGCCATTATTGAACCTGTACCTCCTACAAGCAATAAGAAGAGTAATGTACACTACTTACCTCACAGAGCTGTATCAAAGGAGTCAAGTCTCACCACTAAGTTGAGACCAGTATATGATGCATCtgcaaaagataaaaatggtAAGTCATTAAATGCTTGTTTAGAAAAAGGtatgaattttattgataaaataccTGATTTGTTAATTGGATTCCGCAAGGGTTTGATAGGTGTTTCTGCTGACATAGCAAAGGCCTTTctacaaatttcaataaaccCAGATGATAGAGACAACCTTAGATTCCTATGGTGGAAAGACTTCGAGAGACGTGAGATTATAGAGTACAGACATTGTAGAGTAGTTTTTGGTCTGACTTCGAGCCCATTCTTACTGTCAGCAACAATTCAACACCACCTGGAACAGATAAGAGGTAAGTATAAAGAGACAGCGGATATATTAGCTAGCTCCTTCTATGTtgataatttagtaataagCCAAGACACAGAAGAAGCAACATTAAACTTCATTAATGAGGCAAAAGAGATAATGCAAGAAGCGAAGTTCGATTTGAGACAGTGGGTTACTTCTCCcctgaaaattaatgaaactGAAAAAAGGGTAATTTCAGTTTTAGGTATAATGTGGGATACTGTCACTGATGAACTTTTATGCAACCTTCAAACATTACCCCATCCATCACAGATAGGTAAATTAACTAAACGAAGTATCCTATCATTAACACAAAGAATTTTCGACCCTATAGGAATTCTATGCCCTATAACACTAGTTCCACGATTAATATTGCAGGAGATATGGAACAAAAAATTAGCATGGGATGATGAGCTGCCCTCCAATATTGAAACTCAATTTCACGAATGGTatgataatatgtatttactgGAAAATTGCAGAATACCAAGAAGTCTGTCAACCGAACCGCTACAGGAATGCAGTGATGTGAGTCTCCATTTGTTCGTTGATGCAAGCAAAGATGGATATGCTGCTTGTGTTTTCTTGAGAACTGTGGATAGCAAAG GCCAAGCTAACTGGGCAGATCTGCCATCCAGAGGTTGCAACAGTCGCCAACTGCTCGAGAGCAGATGGTGGGAAGGCCCCCCATGGCTACGACAACAGGCCGAGCTATGGCCGCATTCTGCGCTGGTGGTGGACGAGAAGGAAGCCTGCAAAGAACTCAGGAAAACTGTACATGTTAATACATGTTGTAACGAGGGTATGACACAGGACTTATCatatttttccaaatattCAAAGATTGTCAGAGTGACAGCATGGATGTTacgatttatttacaatactcACAACAAGAAAGATAAGAAAAAAGGAGAACTCACCTTTGACGAATATGAAGCTgctgaaaagaaattattacagaTTATACAAGCAGAAAGCAAAGATGATATACAAAAGCATATCAAGAAACTGACTACATTCAATGACAATGATAACATACTCaggataaaaacaaaattgatacTTACAGATTTTCCAGAGGAGGTGAAAACTCCAGCTGTTCTACCAGCAGAAAATGTTATCACGCGAAGATTAGTTGAGCAGAGACATTTACAACTGCTACATGCTGGCACCAATATTATGATAACAGATCTGAGGAAACGATTTTGGATCGTAGGTATAAGGAGATTAGTAAAATCGGTCATAGACAAATGTGTGATATGCAGAAGACATAGAGCAAAAGCTACTCAAGTATCCACGGCACCATTACCTATTGAGAGAATACAACCCCTAGCACCTTTTGAGGTAACAGGAGTAGATCTAGCAGGCCCGATATATCTGCGCGGCGATCTTAAGAGCTGGATTGTGATATATACATGTGCCGTATATAGAGCGATACATTTAGAACTGACACTATCATTGTCAACGGATGCCTTCATCAGAACTTTTCGCAGATTTATCGCTAGACGAGGCCGCCCTAATCTTATGATTTCAGACAATGGGACGAACTTTACGGGCACCAAGAATCTGCTGACTAACTTGGACTGGGATGAAGTGCAACGCGTGTCATCTATAATGCGTATAAAATGGAAGTTAAACAGTCCTACTGCTGCATGGTGGGGAGGATTTTTTGAACGCATgataaaaatcgtaaaaaatattttgagacGTGTTTTAGGTATGTCTACTGTCTCCTACGATGAAATGGAAACCCTTCTCTGCGACTGCGAGTCTGTGGTGAACGACCGACCGCTCACATATGTCGAGGCGGACGACGCTGACGCACTTGAGCCGTTGCGGCCGTCATGTTTCATACAACCTTTACCGCAATCGCAGGTAaccgattttgatattttagatGCAAAAAGCATGAACCATCGCCTGAGATATCTGCACAAAATACGGGGTGAACTCCGTACAAGATTTAATAACGAGTACCTGACTGAACTCGTCCAAAGAGGAAGAGAGAAGTGCGGCGGTATAAAGGTTGGAGATGTAGTTTTGGTTGAGTCGGAAGAGAGGAGGGTAAAATGGCCACTTGGTTTAGTTGTCCAGGTTTACACAGGTAAGGATGGAGTGGACAGGACTGCTAAGGTTAAAACAATGGCTGGGTTTAAAGTACGCCCTTTCCAAAGGTTGTACCAATTGGAACTTTCTTCTTCTGAGGTGGAAGAGAGACAAGAAGTCGCAGACGGACACAACTCATTAGGTAagcaatattatattgttttaaaccCTAGCAGCACAGTTAGCAACAAGAGAGCTGCGGTTGCAGAGCTGGATGACGGGCCGACCATCAGACAGAAGGCAGTCACGGCAACCAGACTTGGCCGAATTATTAAATTGCCAAGCAAgtatagtatttaa